A genomic segment from Streptomyces sp. NBC_01233 encodes:
- a CDS encoding SEC-C domain-containing protein, producing the protein MRPDTPAEHIAEAERLIRTATRYPEDQEPLLLQAAAHLELADARDRASTLYDQLLSSSPSDPHLIKALQAANLWEYGHEAEARALISGIRAASPKDPAPWEVIAEALEAHDELEASHECFTEAATLLITEDDPLTQATTALLTGRHRVRRLLGRPHDDWDMVADTRHIGPIPLDELHDPKRIWALGSDDPAELRAEIARLRAELGDRRAALSRPFPVAILHWPVRELAELLTSYPTLASEYTSHEAHLREIETSLRALAASGTTNLGIVTASVPSYEAFAASEKTSPASPSLLAEYATTLAARGKATPWPPTPTSPCWCTSGKPYAECHGASRR; encoded by the coding sequence ATGCGCCCCGACACGCCTGCCGAGCACATCGCCGAAGCCGAGCGCCTCATCCGCACGGCGACCCGCTACCCCGAGGACCAGGAGCCCTTGCTCCTCCAGGCCGCGGCCCACCTCGAACTGGCCGACGCACGCGACCGGGCGAGCACCCTCTACGACCAACTCCTCTCCTCCTCCCCGTCCGACCCCCACCTGATCAAGGCCCTGCAGGCGGCGAACCTCTGGGAGTACGGCCACGAGGCGGAGGCCCGCGCCCTCATCTCGGGCATCCGCGCCGCCTCCCCGAAGGACCCGGCGCCGTGGGAGGTCATCGCGGAAGCCCTGGAGGCCCACGACGAGTTGGAGGCCTCGCACGAGTGCTTCACCGAAGCGGCGACCCTCCTCATCACGGAGGACGACCCGCTCACCCAGGCCACCACCGCCCTCCTGACGGGCCGCCACCGGGTACGCCGCCTCCTCGGGCGCCCGCACGACGACTGGGACATGGTCGCCGACACCCGCCACATCGGCCCGATCCCCCTCGACGAGCTCCACGACCCGAAGCGCATCTGGGCGCTGGGCTCCGACGACCCCGCCGAACTGCGCGCCGAGATCGCCCGCCTGCGCGCCGAACTGGGCGACCGCCGCGCGGCCCTCTCCCGCCCCTTCCCGGTGGCGATCCTCCACTGGCCCGTACGCGAACTGGCCGAACTCCTCACCTCGTACCCCACGCTCGCCTCGGAGTACACCTCGCACGAGGCCCACCTGAGAGAGATCGAAACCTCCCTCCGCGCCCTCGCCGCCTCGGGCACCACGAACCTCGGCATCGTCACCGCGAGCGTCCCGTCCTACGAGGCCTTCGCGGCCTCCGAAAAGACCTCCCCGGCCTCCCCGTCCCTCCTGGCCGAATACGCCACAACCCTGGCAGCCCGCGGCAAGGCCACCCCCTGGCCCCCCACCCCCACGTCCCCCTGCTGGTGCACCTCGGGCAAGCCGTACGCGGAGTGCCACGGCGCCTCTCGGAGGTGA
- a CDS encoding ATP-binding protein: MPYSPSGDWQFEIPTLGSKQLPPAARYVKSLAHQGYGFEAAIADLVDNSIDAGARNVVISFLRADDRLVSLLVIDDGRGMDDAALDVAMIVGGREGYADGALGHFGAGLKAASLSHAESLTVVSRTKRSPAAGRRWLTAHAQQDFSCDIVDPRYCQDLVDRYDGVIGWHGTIVRWDAVRAFDTVLSGQSDRFLNEQIEKLETHLGLYLHRFLARDGFHIDLVVEDVRTKEELDHRGVEPIDPFGYRVPGRAGYPRTYTAPIEGVGGVALQAHVWPPRSQLVSFRGIGPLADRQGFYIYRNDRLVQAGGWNGIRSAETHHSLARISLDLPSSPNGVFSLTVKKDGVSVTPAFARGIEKASDTDGHPFAAYVAEAEAVYREAARRSTEVQRTSAVPPGKGIDPKLKRTLRDELPQIEGEDPITFRWESLPPDVFFDIDREEHAVRLNKEYRPAFNNGRRAGANDAPALKGLLYLMLEKNFRLGRSSAQRNDEMALWNSVLVSAARCEMSRGLEP; encoded by the coding sequence ATGCCCTATTCACCATCCGGCGACTGGCAGTTCGAGATACCCACACTGGGCAGCAAGCAGCTTCCGCCAGCTGCCCGCTACGTCAAATCGCTGGCACATCAGGGATACGGATTCGAGGCCGCTATCGCCGACCTCGTGGACAACTCGATCGACGCAGGCGCCCGCAACGTCGTCATTAGTTTTCTGCGCGCCGACGACCGGCTCGTCAGCCTGCTGGTCATCGACGACGGCCGTGGAATGGACGACGCCGCTCTCGACGTCGCGATGATCGTCGGCGGCCGCGAGGGCTATGCCGACGGAGCGCTAGGCCACTTCGGAGCCGGCCTGAAGGCTGCCTCGCTCTCGCACGCCGAGTCCCTGACCGTCGTGAGTCGCACCAAGCGCAGTCCCGCCGCGGGGCGGCGCTGGCTGACCGCTCATGCGCAGCAGGACTTCAGCTGCGACATCGTGGATCCGCGGTACTGCCAGGATCTGGTCGACCGCTACGACGGGGTCATCGGATGGCACGGCACCATCGTCCGCTGGGATGCCGTCCGCGCCTTTGACACTGTGCTTTCCGGCCAGAGCGACCGGTTCCTCAACGAACAGATCGAGAAGCTGGAGACCCATCTCGGTCTCTACTTGCACAGGTTCCTGGCCCGGGACGGGTTCCACATCGACCTCGTCGTGGAGGACGTCCGCACCAAGGAGGAACTCGATCACCGGGGGGTGGAGCCGATCGACCCCTTCGGCTACCGGGTTCCGGGGCGAGCGGGCTACCCGCGGACATACACGGCTCCCATCGAGGGCGTCGGCGGCGTGGCTCTTCAGGCCCATGTGTGGCCGCCCCGGTCCCAGCTCGTGTCCTTCCGGGGCATCGGCCCACTGGCGGACCGGCAGGGCTTCTACATCTACCGCAATGACCGCCTCGTCCAGGCCGGCGGCTGGAACGGCATCCGCAGCGCGGAGACGCACCACAGCCTGGCCCGGATCTCGCTGGATCTTCCCTCGTCACCCAACGGCGTGTTCAGCCTGACCGTGAAGAAGGACGGGGTCAGCGTTACACCGGCATTCGCTCGCGGTATCGAGAAGGCCTCCGACACGGACGGCCATCCCTTTGCCGCGTACGTGGCAGAAGCGGAAGCGGTCTATCGCGAGGCTGCCCGGCGTTCCACTGAAGTGCAGCGCACGAGTGCCGTCCCGCCCGGAAAGGGAATCGATCCCAAGCTCAAGCGCACCCTCCGGGACGAGCTGCCGCAGATCGAGGGAGAGGACCCGATCACGTTCCGCTGGGAATCACTCCCGCCGGACGTCTTCTTCGACATCGACCGCGAGGAACACGCCGTCCGGCTCAACAAGGAGTACCGCCCAGCCTTCAACAACGGCCGGAGAGCGGGGGCGAATGACGCTCCGGCGCTGAAAGGCCTGCTCTACCTCATGCTCGAAAAGAACTTCCGGCTGGGCCGGTCGAGCGCCCAGCGCAACGACGAGATGGCCTTGTGGAACAGCGTGCTGGTGTCTGCCGCGCGTTGTGAAATGTCTCGTGGACTGGAGCCGTAG
- a CDS encoding Z1 domain-containing protein has protein sequence MTDNLLNLHTDVLAAMRRAPRGFSRIAAGLSETDDGHDADLDVFRARLAASDPGLITVWSRSLAQWDAVLTADWSSAPPCSDARRADVYALLRFDDDLSKALDTAVPVDKGSQPVVISESNQAWYTRDKALARAFYWPAYEDLLRRKGWSETAITSLGEAAHNVVERLADPARPEAYAARGLVVGYVQSGKTANFTGVIAKAMDAGYRLVIVLGGTLNLLRGQTQRRLDMELIGQENILRGADPDDLDALIGVDYQDDEDWPAKFVSHGGRPSHRGAFDIERLTTKDKDYQSLERGIRALDIEKVEKALPLHDPANLHHAAARVMVVKKNKSVLTKLVNDLKKIGPILSEVPALIIDDESDQASVNTTNPATWEGGKANRSAINGLVCELLRLMPRAQYIGYTATPFANVFVDPDDSADLFPRDFLISLPRPVGYMGVEDFHDLHSDLPSSERTVATSQEAAHVRGIDSGTGDRLLEAMDAFVLAGALKLYRAANGVPEGAFRHHTMLIHESVRVADHAVLADRIKALWDSSYMSSESHGRLAALFEADHKLVCGARADGLPVPGSYEGLRPHVSRARQLIASGGSPVLVVNGANEKDYAQPGLDFDRTPHVWKILVGGTKLSRGFTVEGLTVTYYRRKTQQADTLMQMGRWFGFRSGYRDLVRLYIGREEPFGRDKTLDLYEAFEAICQDEEAFRSELAQYAEMIDGEPQLTPTQVLPLVSQHLGLIKPTARNKMFNAELTEIRSPGRPIEPAAYPRDASVIEANGKRWLPLLDVFGRAAQTLELPPDETSPLTRRFEARTSLIPHASLVSVLRQLEWEGDNHFAPHLSYLSKLDGELARVDDWLLVAPQTTSSRRVEASVLGSAPTSLVRRKRQLDKAAFGRISGMEHRRWAESVIREAGEDVTSARAGALGVGPRTGIVLLYPVVDTSNDTGLLSAVTNGTADPQQVIMAFTVVPPTAANDSSRRLLRYQAMRSGS, from the coding sequence GTGACTGACAATCTGCTCAATCTTCACACCGACGTGCTCGCCGCCATGCGCCGTGCCCCGAGGGGCTTCAGCCGGATCGCGGCCGGACTGTCGGAGACGGACGACGGCCACGACGCCGACCTTGACGTCTTCCGGGCACGCCTCGCCGCGAGCGACCCGGGGCTTATCACGGTCTGGAGCCGCTCCCTGGCCCAGTGGGACGCCGTCCTGACCGCCGACTGGTCCAGCGCGCCGCCCTGCTCGGACGCCCGGCGGGCCGACGTGTACGCGCTCCTGCGCTTCGATGACGACTTGTCCAAGGCACTGGACACCGCTGTTCCCGTCGACAAGGGCTCCCAGCCCGTGGTGATCAGCGAGAGCAACCAGGCCTGGTACACCCGGGACAAGGCGCTGGCCCGTGCGTTCTACTGGCCGGCGTACGAGGACCTCCTGCGGCGCAAGGGCTGGAGTGAGACGGCAATCACCAGCCTCGGGGAAGCTGCCCACAATGTCGTCGAACGGCTGGCGGACCCGGCACGGCCGGAGGCGTACGCGGCCCGGGGTCTGGTCGTCGGCTATGTGCAATCCGGCAAGACCGCCAACTTCACCGGTGTCATAGCCAAGGCGATGGACGCCGGCTACCGGCTGGTCATCGTGCTGGGTGGCACGCTGAACCTGCTGCGCGGCCAGACGCAGCGGCGGCTCGACATGGAGCTGATCGGACAGGAGAACATCCTCCGCGGCGCGGACCCGGACGATCTCGACGCGTTGATCGGTGTCGACTACCAGGACGACGAGGACTGGCCCGCGAAGTTCGTCTCGCACGGCGGCCGGCCTTCTCATCGGGGAGCGTTCGACATCGAACGCCTCACGACAAAGGACAAGGACTACCAGTCCCTGGAGCGGGGCATCCGGGCGCTCGACATCGAGAAAGTGGAAAAGGCCCTTCCGCTCCATGACCCGGCGAACCTACACCATGCGGCAGCCCGCGTCATGGTGGTCAAGAAGAACAAGTCGGTCCTGACGAAACTCGTCAACGACCTCAAGAAGATCGGCCCGATCCTCAGCGAGGTACCGGCACTCATCATCGATGACGAGTCCGACCAGGCGTCCGTCAACACCACGAACCCGGCCACGTGGGAAGGGGGCAAGGCCAACCGGTCCGCCATCAACGGTCTCGTCTGCGAACTTCTTCGCCTGATGCCGCGAGCCCAGTACATCGGCTACACGGCGACCCCTTTCGCCAACGTATTCGTCGACCCCGACGACTCCGCCGACCTCTTCCCGCGCGACTTCCTGATCTCCCTCCCTCGCCCGGTCGGATATATGGGAGTGGAGGACTTCCACGACCTGCACTCCGACCTGCCCAGCTCCGAGCGGACGGTCGCCACCTCTCAGGAAGCCGCTCACGTGCGCGGCATCGACAGCGGTACGGGTGACCGCCTGCTGGAAGCGATGGACGCGTTCGTGCTGGCCGGAGCTCTGAAGCTCTACCGAGCGGCGAACGGCGTTCCCGAAGGCGCCTTCCGCCACCACACCATGCTGATTCACGAGTCGGTGCGCGTAGCGGACCACGCAGTACTCGCCGACCGCATCAAGGCGCTCTGGGATTCCTCTTACATGAGCAGCGAATCTCACGGCCGCCTGGCCGCGCTCTTCGAAGCGGACCACAAGCTGGTGTGCGGCGCCCGAGCTGACGGTCTGCCCGTCCCCGGCTCGTACGAGGGGCTACGCCCCCACGTCAGCCGCGCCCGGCAGCTCATCGCATCCGGCGGGAGTCCCGTCCTCGTCGTCAATGGCGCGAACGAAAAGGACTACGCGCAGCCCGGACTGGACTTCGACCGCACCCCGCACGTCTGGAAGATCCTCGTTGGCGGCACCAAACTGTCCCGCGGCTTCACCGTGGAGGGTCTGACCGTCACCTACTACCGCCGGAAGACCCAGCAGGCCGACACCCTGATGCAGATGGGCCGCTGGTTCGGGTTCCGCTCCGGCTACCGGGACCTCGTGCGCCTCTACATCGGCCGGGAGGAACCCTTCGGGAGGGACAAGACGCTCGACCTGTACGAGGCGTTCGAGGCGATCTGCCAGGACGAGGAGGCATTCCGTTCCGAACTCGCCCAGTACGCGGAGATGATCGACGGCGAGCCTCAGCTGACGCCTACTCAGGTCCTCCCGCTGGTCTCGCAGCATCTCGGTCTCATCAAGCCGACAGCACGCAACAAGATGTTCAACGCCGAACTGACGGAAATCCGGTCACCGGGGCGGCCTATCGAGCCGGCCGCCTATCCCCGCGATGCTTCGGTGATCGAGGCCAACGGCAAGCGCTGGCTGCCGCTCCTCGACGTGTTCGGCCGGGCCGCGCAGACGCTGGAGCTGCCTCCGGACGAGACCAGCCCCCTCACCCGGAGGTTCGAGGCCAGGACGTCACTGATCCCGCATGCCAGCCTGGTCAGCGTCCTGCGTCAGCTGGAGTGGGAAGGCGACAACCACTTCGCTCCGCACCTCAGCTACCTCTCCAAGCTCGACGGCGAACTCGCCAGGGTGGACGACTGGCTGCTCGTCGCACCGCAGACGACATCGAGCCGACGGGTGGAAGCGAGCGTGCTGGGCTCCGCACCGACCTCGCTGGTCCGGCGCAAGCGTCAGCTCGACAAAGCCGCTTTCGGCCGTATCTCCGGTATGGAACACCGTCGATGGGCCGAATCCGTCATCAGGGAAGCAGGCGAGGACGTCACCAGCGCCCGAGCGGGCGCACTGGGTGTGGGGCCTCGCACGGGCATCGTCCTGCTCTATCCGGTGGTCGACACGTCTAACGACACAGGGCTCCTCTCTGCCGTCACAAACGGGACGGCAGATCCCCAGCAAGTGATCATGGCGTTCACAGTGGTCCCGCCCACCGCAGCCAACGATTCTTCACGTCGCCTGCTCCGCTATCAGGCGATGCGGTCAGGTAGCTGA
- a CDS encoding NaeI family type II restriction endonuclease yields the protein MLPLDVSAATNIHAQALLEGDPELSAVHKHILRLDPAGQRFAAVLRDTIDQLLNGEVTGRYDWKTLFKTEKTHAGTLVEINLQREFTFDDGIDMDYEIAGVDVDCKYSQQFGAWMIPPEAMGHLCLLVWADDYKSRWSAGLLRITPDWLNKGNNRDLKLTVKAEHRNKILWLWHDTELPENVLLHMKEADRDAVMTPKSGQARLNELFRRAQNRRIGRSVVRTVAQQKDYMKRVRGNGGARSALKEEGIVIMGDYGSHRRIAAELGLPVPQEGEFVSTRLVEVTHLHNGQPSVHLAGRMWTCALAGEVSAVAPALPSHSE from the coding sequence TTGCTTCCTCTGGATGTTTCAGCCGCGACCAACATCCACGCCCAGGCACTCTTAGAGGGTGACCCGGAGCTGTCAGCGGTGCACAAGCACATCCTCCGACTTGACCCAGCAGGCCAGCGATTCGCCGCCGTTCTCCGCGACACGATCGACCAGCTTCTCAACGGCGAGGTCACTGGCCGGTACGACTGGAAGACGCTCTTCAAGACCGAGAAGACTCACGCGGGGACGCTCGTCGAGATCAATCTCCAGCGGGAGTTCACATTCGACGACGGCATCGACATGGACTACGAGATCGCGGGCGTCGATGTTGACTGTAAATACTCCCAGCAGTTCGGCGCCTGGATGATCCCGCCCGAGGCAATGGGCCATCTCTGCCTTCTGGTGTGGGCAGACGACTACAAGAGCCGCTGGAGCGCCGGCTTGCTACGCATAACGCCGGACTGGCTGAACAAGGGCAATAACCGCGATCTGAAACTCACGGTGAAGGCTGAGCACCGGAACAAGATTCTTTGGCTTTGGCATGACACAGAGCTCCCGGAGAACGTACTGCTACACATGAAGGAAGCCGACCGAGATGCGGTCATGACGCCAAAATCAGGCCAGGCTCGGCTCAATGAACTATTCCGGCGCGCACAGAATCGCCGCATCGGACGAAGTGTTGTACGTACGGTCGCGCAGCAAAAGGACTACATGAAGCGAGTCCGCGGAAATGGCGGCGCCCGGTCAGCCCTCAAAGAGGAGGGCATCGTCATCATGGGGGACTACGGGAGTCACCGCCGGATCGCAGCCGAACTCGGTCTGCCAGTTCCTCAGGAAGGTGAATTCGTAAGCACGCGCCTCGTCGAAGTGACGCACCTCCACAATGGGCAGCCGAGCGTTCACCTGGCCGGCCGGATGTGGACCTGCGCGCTCGCAGGAGAAGTATCGGCTGTGGCCCCGGCCCTTCCGTCCCATAGCGAATAG
- a CDS encoding NgoMIV family type II restriction endonuclease, with the protein MTTSFASHLLGWKRLDKSPALVANTADTNSEPSKALAAAILEHLDIAPVVHRTNPKELGPALEHAVSRDLADTLSRLAPARAWQVDHRELVTSFSQYAHLARLSQLLRQHPELRAELGRDYLIKPDVTVGIEESPDPEDKHSFLHAAVSCKWTIRSDRVQNIRHEFLQMIRHRRGRLPHLVTVTAEPMPSRIAAIARGTGEVDAVYHIAFDSLTAAVDAVGSSQQKDDWQECVEQRRVLPYEELAATLAGW; encoded by the coding sequence ATGACCACATCATTCGCCAGCCACCTGCTGGGCTGGAAGCGACTGGACAAGTCGCCGGCCCTCGTCGCCAACACCGCAGATACGAATAGCGAACCGTCCAAGGCTCTGGCCGCCGCAATACTCGAGCACCTTGACATCGCACCCGTAGTACACAGGACCAACCCCAAGGAGCTGGGCCCAGCCCTGGAGCACGCTGTAAGCCGCGACCTGGCTGACACTCTCAGCCGGCTGGCCCCTGCCCGAGCCTGGCAAGTGGATCACCGAGAGCTGGTCACTTCATTCAGCCAGTACGCACATCTGGCCAGGCTCTCGCAACTGCTTCGCCAGCACCCCGAACTACGTGCTGAACTCGGACGGGACTATCTGATCAAGCCTGATGTCACCGTCGGCATCGAGGAGTCCCCTGACCCCGAGGACAAGCACTCTTTTCTGCACGCCGCCGTGTCCTGCAAGTGGACCATCCGTTCAGACCGAGTCCAGAACATTCGGCATGAGTTCCTCCAGATGATCAGGCACCGCCGAGGGCGGCTGCCACACCTTGTGACAGTTACGGCGGAGCCGATGCCTAGCCGCATCGCAGCTATCGCACGGGGAACTGGCGAAGTAGACGCCGTCTATCACATCGCCTTCGACTCCCTCACCGCGGCCGTCGACGCAGTGGGCAGCAGCCAGCAGAAGGACGACTGGCAGGAGTGCGTCGAGCAGCGGCGAGTCCTGCCGTACGAAGAACTGGCCGCCACTCTGGCAGGCTGGTAG
- a CDS encoding very short patch repair endonuclease, giving the protein MSLVLHEPDGDAWSPPEGSWASSAARRRNMQAIRSRDTKPEQLVRRLLHAQGLRYRVAARPLPGLRRTADIVFRPSKVAVFIDGCYWHGCPEHYVPPKTNPGYWSDKVARNMARDRDTDQRLREAGWTVLRFWEHEPSGECAVRIAAEVQKRRARTRNTGTGAV; this is encoded by the coding sequence ATGAGTCTTGTGCTGCACGAGCCTGACGGCGATGCGTGGTCACCGCCAGAGGGGTCATGGGCGTCTTCTGCTGCCCGGCGACGCAACATGCAAGCGATCCGTAGCCGGGACACCAAGCCTGAGCAGCTGGTCCGACGCCTGCTCCACGCACAAGGGCTGCGTTACCGCGTAGCCGCGAGACCTCTGCCCGGTCTTCGACGGACGGCAGACATCGTCTTCCGTCCGTCGAAGGTGGCAGTGTTCATCGACGGCTGCTACTGGCATGGATGTCCCGAGCACTACGTACCACCCAAGACAAACCCCGGCTACTGGTCAGACAAAGTGGCCCGCAACATGGCCCGCGACCGGGACACCGATCAGCGCCTCCGCGAGGCAGGCTGGACAGTGCTCCGCTTCTGGGAGCACGAGCCGTCGGGGGAATGCGCCGTTCGGATTGCCGCAGAGGTCCAGAAGCGCCGTGCCCGCACAAGGAATACGGGCACGGGCGCGGTCTGA
- a CDS encoding DNA cytosine methyltransferase, producing MTSTDSGSRFTSVEICAGAGGQAIGLHQAGFRHLALVEIDTHAVGTLRKNIDERKEWSWEKEHCDLLPPTDVKLFDPDKHLEKSGRLLRQNGLDLLAGGVPCPPFSHAGKQLGKDDDRDLFPRMLQLVEQLNPRAVMIENVRGIMDPKFSDYRDWIMAQLQGGKYREEDGNVVEVRGLDYTVCKWGVLEASDFGVPQLRPRAILVAIRNDVLKDLKYEWPSPTHEDPVSVADALKQTMHDRYKAYFKGAYAERAREAYDAWLEKATDRDAELKGKGGGIAPTLVGGSKKHGGADLGPSRAKAAWKQLGVSGLGVANDAETCQKKESEGRDLFGPDGPMLTVEQAAIIQGFPRGWHFDGGKTAQYRQVGNAFPPPVAAAVGKSIIEVLQAARERDRGQA from the coding sequence ATGACCAGCACTGACTCAGGTTCGAGGTTCACGTCGGTCGAGATCTGTGCTGGAGCCGGCGGGCAGGCCATTGGACTGCATCAAGCGGGTTTCAGGCACCTCGCGCTCGTAGAGATCGATACGCATGCGGTTGGGACGCTGCGTAAGAACATCGATGAGCGGAAGGAGTGGAGCTGGGAGAAGGAGCACTGTGACCTCCTACCTCCAACCGACGTCAAGCTGTTCGACCCCGACAAGCATCTGGAGAAGAGCGGCAGGCTGCTGCGGCAAAACGGTCTGGATCTTCTGGCCGGAGGCGTTCCGTGTCCGCCGTTCTCCCATGCGGGCAAGCAACTGGGCAAGGATGACGACCGCGATCTCTTCCCCCGGATGCTGCAGCTGGTTGAACAGCTGAATCCCCGCGCGGTGATGATCGAGAATGTCCGCGGGATCATGGACCCGAAGTTCTCCGACTACCGCGACTGGATCATGGCCCAGCTGCAGGGTGGTAAGTACCGCGAAGAGGACGGGAATGTAGTCGAGGTCAGAGGCCTCGACTACACGGTGTGCAAGTGGGGTGTCCTGGAGGCAAGTGATTTTGGCGTCCCGCAGCTGCGCCCGCGTGCCATCTTGGTGGCCATCCGGAACGACGTACTCAAGGACCTGAAGTACGAGTGGCCGTCCCCGACGCACGAGGATCCGGTGAGCGTCGCGGATGCCCTCAAGCAGACCATGCATGACCGGTACAAGGCCTACTTCAAGGGCGCCTACGCGGAACGCGCTCGCGAGGCGTATGACGCGTGGCTCGAGAAGGCGACAGACCGTGACGCTGAGCTGAAGGGCAAGGGGGGCGGCATTGCGCCCACTCTTGTTGGCGGTTCGAAGAAGCATGGTGGCGCTGACCTCGGACCCAGCCGGGCCAAGGCAGCCTGGAAGCAGCTTGGTGTCTCGGGACTCGGCGTTGCGAATGATGCCGAGACCTGCCAGAAGAAGGAATCCGAGGGCAGGGATCTCTTCGGACCCGATGGGCCGATGCTCACGGTGGAGCAAGCAGCGATCATTCAGGGATTCCCGAGAGGCTGGCATTTCGACGGCGGTAAGACCGCCCAGTACCGGCAGGTGGGGAACGCCTTCCCGCCTCCAGTGGCCGCTGCCGTAGGCAAGTCGATCATTGAGGTCCTGCAGGCTGCCCGGGAGCGAGATCGCGGACAGGCGTGA
- a CDS encoding HNH endonuclease produces MRSPAWTWDELLLACALVVKNGWRELRVGDPAVTELSDLLRSLPLPERGGLAERLPEYRSVGSVSRKTTDLASNHPGYSGRPTKGGSLDKRIIEEFLTREAAMLQAAQAIEAGIGSGQLALIPEQPDEADEDGTTAAEGRLLARWAISRERNPALRRRKISQIHKLGLPLQCAVCTFDFSSAYGELGDGYIEVHHALPLHISGPRETKLNDLALLCANCHRMCHRSHRGASWRTPDELRAEMEQVAGPPQR; encoded by the coding sequence ATGCGAAGCCCTGCCTGGACATGGGATGAACTGCTGCTGGCCTGCGCGCTCGTAGTCAAGAACGGCTGGCGGGAGCTGCGGGTCGGCGATCCAGCTGTGACCGAGCTCTCTGACCTGCTCCGGTCCTTGCCTCTGCCCGAGCGTGGCGGCCTGGCCGAGCGTCTTCCCGAGTACCGGTCGGTTGGGAGTGTCTCCCGCAAGACCACGGATCTTGCTTCCAACCATCCCGGCTACTCGGGCAGGCCCACGAAGGGCGGGAGCCTGGACAAGCGGATCATCGAGGAGTTCCTCACTCGCGAGGCCGCGATGCTTCAAGCTGCACAGGCCATCGAGGCCGGCATCGGGTCCGGCCAGCTTGCCCTGATCCCCGAGCAGCCCGATGAAGCAGACGAGGACGGAACGACCGCTGCTGAAGGTCGACTGCTTGCACGGTGGGCGATCTCTCGCGAGCGGAACCCCGCATTGCGCAGGCGCAAGATCAGCCAGATCCACAAACTTGGACTGCCTCTTCAGTGCGCTGTCTGCACCTTCGACTTCAGTTCTGCGTACGGGGAGCTTGGGGACGGCTACATCGAAGTGCACCACGCGCTGCCACTCCACATTTCGGGCCCGCGCGAGACCAAGCTGAATGATCTTGCCTTGCTGTGCGCCAATTGCCACCGCATGTGTCATCGCAGCCACCGCGGAGCGTCATGGCGTACGCCCGATGAGCTGAGGGCAGAGATGGAGCAGGTCGCGGGCCCTCCGCAGCGATAG
- a CDS encoding ATP-binding protein: MGGSSMSGYPSVDRRSRCVLPFTAEAAELCLLRRIVRDQLVVWGLPALAEDAQLAVTELTANVIKHVGAGTSATLVMESEPAEARLRVEIHDKSHTTPVMERPSREEESGRGLHLLAALAVDWGTVLTATGKAVWCELALQPDRQYRRVQRGAAVLAAYRGLSDSPHPPAAWRPQAVEQSVADLIADVLHWLAAQGCDPDDILDRAQTHYEAETGAA; encoded by the coding sequence ATGGGAGGGAGCTCCATGAGTGGATATCCGTCTGTCGACCGCCGGTCCCGCTGTGTTCTGCCGTTCACGGCGGAGGCTGCGGAACTGTGTCTCCTGCGACGCATCGTCAGAGATCAACTTGTTGTCTGGGGCCTCCCGGCCCTCGCTGAAGATGCGCAGCTGGCCGTCACGGAACTCACGGCCAATGTGATCAAGCATGTGGGTGCGGGCACGTCCGCGACGCTGGTCATGGAGTCAGAGCCTGCCGAGGCACGTCTTCGAGTAGAGATCCACGACAAGAGCCACACCACCCCCGTGATGGAGCGGCCGTCCCGTGAAGAAGAGTCCGGCAGGGGCCTGCACCTGCTGGCTGCGCTGGCGGTCGACTGGGGCACGGTTCTGACGGCAACCGGCAAGGCGGTCTGGTGCGAACTCGCACTCCAGCCGGACCGGCAGTACCGTCGGGTGCAACGCGGAGCGGCCGTCCTGGCGGCCTACCGCGGTCTCTCCGATAGCCCGCACCCTCCCGCCGCCTGGCGCCCGCAGGCCGTGGAGCAGTCGGTGGCTGATCTCATCGCCGACGTCCTCCACTGGCTAGCAGCACAGGGCTGCGACCCGGACGACATCCTGGACCGCGCCCAGACCCACTACGAGGCCGAGACGGGCGCGGCGTGA